CCCAGTTTTCAGTGggtaattttcttccttaacaTCATTCAGCCCCACTGGGGCTGTGCCTCTGACTCGGGGATGAAAAGTGCCTGTGTCCGTAATGAGAAAAACACACACCGAAGGCAGATCAGAGCTActtaaaaggcaaaaatctgATACTCGTCCTGCCGCCGGGGAGGGCAGGCTGGCCGtgagagggagggagcagatCCCAGCCATCCCCTCGGGGTGTGATGTGAggggcactgcccagccccaccGCCTTCCCTCCCACCGCCGGCCAGGGATGCTCGCCCCCGGCTGCCTGCCCGAGTCAGCTGCTCCTTGATGTCAGAACCTGCTCGGGGCTCGGCGGGGCTGGAGCGGAACCGAGCGCAGCCGAGCCTCAGCCGCTGCTCGCCCGCTGTGGGAGGGCTCCTTCCTCCCGCATCCCGCCGGGAgccagcccatcccatcccaccccagcccatcccaccccatcccatcccatcccatcccatcccaccccagcccatcCTATTCCACCCCAGCCCATCCTATTCCACCCCAGCCGAGCCGCCAGGGGAACTTGCCCAACTTTCTCGTCCCCGGCCCCGGCACTCGCTGCCATGGCCCCCGGCAACTCTTCCCGCAACTTCTCGGCGCTGGAGGCTCAGAACGGCTCAGGtgagcggggctgggagggcCGGGGCTCAGGtgagcggggctgggagggcCGGGGCTCAGGtgagcggggctgggagggcCGGGGCTCAGGtgagcggggctgggagggcCGGGGCTCAGGTGAGCTGGGGGCgatggatggggctggggctggggccgggACCCCCGCACCCCCCGGGCCGCGTTCAGCACCCGCGGGCGGACAGCGCCGGGCGGGCGGGGCACGGGCTGAgcccccggggctgcgggacccTCCCGGCACCGCCGCTGCCACCGCGGCTCCGAGCCAGCCGATACCTGTTGGCTGCCAGGCTCCAAACTCCAGCAGCCCGCAGGTCCTGGCTGCCGGGAAGGGAGGAAGCAGCTCGGCTAGAcagggaagggagcacagaGAAGGTgagagggatgcagagatcGTCACCAGTCTCCCGTTTTCTCTATCCCACCTTGTTTTAAAATCAATAGTTTAGGGTCAGGCAATGGTTCAGTTCTCAGTGGTTCAAGTTGGTGAAACTCTTCAGCAGAAAGTGGTTTGTACATGGTCTTTGACTCTCTCTGCACCAGCACAGTCCTTTAGAAACCAAAAGTGTGCCTTAGGTACTTCTGAAATGCAGTGAAGATGAAGTCTCTTACATATCAGAGTATGGCTTAGAATGACAACCAccttagaggggaaaaaagaataagCCCAGTCCTCATGCAGTTCACACAGTGCAGCCCCTTTGGTACTTCAAGAAAAACTACCAGGGCAGCCACAAAAAAGGACAAATCAATGCTTGAAGTAGCTgcttaaatacaaaatatattcaCTTGGATATGCAcaaaagcagcactgaaaattCAGATTCAATGATGTCTCAAGATGAAAGAGACTTTAGAAAAGATAGAACTTTTGAGTATTTGAGAGATGTGCTCTTCTGACTCCAGTCTATAAAACACACATGAACTACAGCTTCAAATCAGTGCAGCTAATAATTCTGGCAAGTCCTGCTTGTATGGACACCATCAGCAGGACAGATGCTACAGCACCTCTCACACAAAGCTTTTGGGTGTGCACACATCCTGCTTTGAGGCTGGCTGAGCTCACTCCAAATGTTACAGAATCACCTGATCACTGTATCAGTTATACAGAAGGAAAGGGACATTTTGTCCCGATTTCCAGCTAACCATGTGGCATTTATGTTTCACTCAAACAATCCTTTCCCACCCCACTCATAAAGTTTGTGGTTGAAAGAAAGGAGATCAGAACTCACAGCAGCTacatgcagagcagcaggaccaGAATCATCATCTTCCAGTTTCTAGTCCTCCATCTTCCAGCATTAAGGAGGCTTGAGATGTCTTTGGATGCTCAAGAGTGTCAGGTTTAAGAGGGTGCTGATGGCTGTAGGATATCTACTAAAAATCATATAACAGGGCATTTCCTTGCATTAATGGGTcaccaggaggagcagggaccACTTAAACCCCTACAAATGTTCTGGACAAGGATTTTTTGTCTTATCAGCCAAGCCTGGCTTCCACCTTCAGGCCCCTGCTAGTTCTCCTGTGCCTCACTGGCTGCTTTCCGACACCTGCAGAAAGGCTTCCCAATAAAATGGTGCAGGAACTGTTTTATTGTGTTCTGGCATTGGCCTTGAACTTGTTCATGCCTAAGCTGGCTGCTTCCTAATGCCAGAAGGACTGAGCCAGTGGCAGTTCATCAGGGCCCACTTCTAAGAGCACTGAAATATGGCACACACACATTTCCAGCCACAGGCCACCAGTGTAGCCCCAGTTATCTTGCCAATTCTGTCAAACTTCTCTGTCACACCAAAGTAAATGTGGAGAAGTTTGTCCTCAAGAATTCCAGAGGTCAAAATCAGCCAATACCACTTCAGCAAACAGACACCACTTTGGCAAAGACTACACATCTAAGTATCTGTTATTCCACTTAATCTCATTTTCAAGATTTCCCTAGGTTCTGTTGGAAGAGGCTTCCCCACTTCTGCTGCTATGGAGATGGAACAGTTCAGTGACTGAAAGCATTTCCAATTAACAGCACATTGAATCATCTGCAATTCAATGAAAGGCAGCCCAGGCTGAGGGGCTGTCACACACAGTCCCTGTAACAGACACATAAATAACTCACACAAAACCATttcctagaaaaaaaacccaccaggtCCCATAGGAGAGGAATAATGAGACAAAATGAGATTTGCCTCAGCTAAGAAGGGCTATTTTAGATTTCAGCACACGGGAACCCTGCAGAACAGAGAGCACCACCACCACTGCCTTCAACGCCACCTCTGGTGCCCAAGCACTTGTGCCTTCAAAAAGTGATTTTACACCCAGATGAGGGACAAGGCCAATGTGAATTTCATTGTTGGGGGTCCCACCCCAAAGAGAAACAGTCAAGCATTGGCATAGACAAGCTAAGTGTTATCAGGCAAGAATTTTGCCTTGGAAATCCACCTTGGAAATCCAGATCTCAAAGACAGCAGCTTTAAGCTGATTTTCTTCTAGGACAATCCCTGTTGAAGGGCCCTTCTGAAACATACTCCCAATCCTTATCTGGCCACATACTTGGATTTCCTTGTAGGAAAGAAActagagaaagggaaagaggcagggaaggaagaCAGAAAGGAGAATGTTCGCTGGCCCAATCTTGATAAGAGAACAGGGACACAGCGAGGGTACAGTCCCAGATCTCACCATACAGATAAGTATGAGCTGTCTGCCTGCATGGTCAATGAACTCTCTGTCTCATACCATACAATGGATAAACTACCCAACAGATCAGCTgaagctttctgacagcagcttgaGCATTGACTTTGTCCAGATTTTGGCACCCACAGAAAGGCTTTACTTCTCTAGTGGGTGAAGCACAAGCTGCCTCACCCATTCCCCTCAAAAACAGCTAAAAACACTTCACTCCATGGAATAAAAGTTACTCTCAACTCTGTTGGGTGCtggtgaatgcagagacacacCAGCCAGAGGTTAGTACCTCAGAAAAGGGCTGGGGAGTTGCAGAACAGGACAGAAGCACACCAGGAGCGCTGAGGAAAGCTGCCTACACATAGCCAGGTTTGGGTGGCATGCTGCACGTACTGAGAGGCAGAGAAGGAAGTGCCAAATCCCCAGCTAAGCCTTTCCAATGCTAGGAAAGGTGTCTCTGATGGGGATGGGTCCATCTGCAGGACAGGGCAAGCACATTGAGCTGTGAAGGGGTTTCATTCActgctttggtttgtttttgcaGTAGCAGAGAAGCCAGCACCACACACCAATGTGATCATGCCCAGTCTCTTCAGCATCATCTGCTTCCTGGGCATCATGGGGAACCTCATTGTGATCTACACGATCGTCAAGAAGAAGAAGCTGAAATGCAAACAGACCGTGCCCGATATTTTCATCTTCAACCTCTCCATCGTGgacctcctcttcctcttgggCATGCCCTTCCTCATCCACCAGCTCTTGGGCGACGGCTCGTGGTACTTTGGAGCTCCCCTGTGCACCATCATCACCGCCCTGGACACAAACAGCCAGATCACCAGCACCAACATCCTCACGGTGATGACGCTGGACCGTTACCTGGCCACCGTCTACCCCCTCAAATCCACCTACGTCCGGACGCCGTGCGTTGCGGCTCTGGTCATCTGCCTGGTGTGGCTCCTGTCCTTCCTGACCATCATTCCCGTGTGGATGTACGCAGGCCTCATGCCCCTGGAGGATGGCACCGTGCGCTGCGCTCTCCTGCTCCCCAACCCAGAGACTGACATCTACTGGTTCACCCTCTACCAGTTCATGCTGGCCTTTGCTGTGCCCTTGGTCATCATCTGCGTGGTCTATTTTAAGATCCTGCAGCACATGGCCACCACCGTGGTCCCGCTGCCCCAGAGGAGTCTCCGGGTGCGTACAAAGAAGGTCACCCGAATGGCAGTCGCCATCTGTTCTGCCTTCTTTATTTGCTGGGCTCCCTTCTACATCCTCCAGCTGGTTCACCTGGGCATCGACACCCCATCCATGGCCTTTTTTTACGCCTACAACTTTGCCATTAGCTTGGGCTACGCCAACAGCTGCCTCAACCCCTTCCTCTACATTGCCCTCAGCGAGACCTTCAAGCGCCAGTTCCTGGTGGCCATTCGCCCCGCCAAAGAGCCCTCTCacaacagcagctctgccaacAACAACAGCATGACAGAGGCCAGTGTGTGCCTGAAGCTGGCGCCAGAATCCACCCAGCAGACTCAGTTTCTGGAGGACTTTCCCCCACGCTCACTGCCGGTGACTGTGGCTGTTCACTAGGGCACTCCGAAGGGAGGGCAGCAGAAAGCCTCTGGATCTGTGAGTtgacagaggagcagcagcttcagGCAGGTCTTGGAGAAGCCTTTGGACTACAAACCTCCACCTCCAAAATGCAGGTGCCTCTCCTTTCCATTGCTCTGATCCTGCACTGCTCCCAGCCTGTGAGAtgcagtgtgctgctgcttttcatcCTGCACAGGAGGACTCTGCCACCACTGGGCCCCAAAGAGGATGAATGGACAGAAGAAGGATTTCCAGAGGGAATATTCACCCTACAAGAGTAAAACCCCTATCAACACTGCCCAATGATGCCTCACCTCTTGGCCTGACCAGGGCTCCTAAGCAGCTTGTCAACATAGAGCTTCTTCATTCAAAACTTGAACCTTTGAACCGCAATGtcataaacattattatttttataagtaATCTGCAGACTTTGCTGGTTGTGCTGATATCCTAGAAGCACTCAGCAGAGAGAACTTGGGGACAGAAGTCTCACCCAGCTCTGTTGCTTGGCTTTTCAGTCCAGCCCCATCTGCCTCCAGTGGGCTGTATTTTCTGGCAACCAAAACATTTCAAGAACTGGCTCATTTTGATGCTAATCCCAAATATTTCAAGCAAAATCAGATGCATAATAATCACGCTGCTTCAAGGGATTGCAAAGAATTCTCAAAGCTACTGCTGCTAACACCAGCTTTGTGGCTTTTCATGCCAATGAGCAGATTTTCACAGTGCTAGTTCTTCATGCTGCTCTTGTGCCTCACAGTCTACGTGGCCATTGGGGAGCCCCCAGCAGAGGGTTTTAAACAGGACTAAAAATCACAATGTGCAGAGATCTGTGGAGCGAGAAGCTGTGAAAAAGCAGCTCAGGGGAAGCAGAGTTGCTTATGCAGCTTCCTCAAAAATAACAAATGCTTTACACAAAgttaaaagagggaaaattaaaTGTCTGTGTGTTGTATATGCGGCTTTAACAGTCGGAGGTTAGGAAGTAACTCTGCTCATTATGAAGTAGAGAAAAGACAGCAGAGATCAGCTCAAAGCAGGGATTACACCaacagcctgtgctgggctccACAGGGACCACGCAGGCATTGTTCAACACTTTGTCAGACATGGAGGGACTGGTTACTGTAGATGGATTtaatttaaagaattaaaaacatcaaacagtccAAAGGAATTTGTTATATCACACTTATGGCTTCACACTGCCAGCCACCCACAATATGCCCAGAACAGAATTTCACCCTACTCACCTCCAGAGTAAAACTGCCACCTGCACAGGGTGTCCtaagccacacacacacacacacaagtgcACCTAATGCACCCACATCACACTTGAAAGCTCATTTAAGTACAGCCAGTGCTTCAGCCTACACCTTGTAGAGAGCACACAGCCATTCACTCACCTCCAGCAATCAAAGCAGTCAGGTGTGCAACACCAGCACCTTTGACACCATCAGACGCAGCACGTTGCTTTCTGAGTCACTGAACAAACCTCAGGACAGggtctttctgtattttcttccagGCTCTGTCAAAACCAGCATATCCAGACTGTGACTGAGAGTATCTTGGAGATTTTTCGCCTGTGTTTCCCCAGCCAACAACACCAGACACCTGCAGAACGTTCAAGCTTTATGGCTCAAAAGTCTTTGCTCCATTTTAACTGCCAGGAATGCTCACCTGCTGTTTTTCATGGAGCTGCTTTGCTCTTTGGTCAGTACTTGCCCTGCAGGGCTTGGATGGAGCGAAGGTCGAGGAGGATGTGTGGTGTGCCAGCCAGACTTGCCCTCGGGACAAGGGAAACTATTGTGTTACCTTTCTCCCATGAGGCAGGGATGGGAATAACTGGCACACTGTTCTGGGAAAGGAGGTGGTAATGACTGGGTGGGTGTTTCTCTTCCTCCAGTGCCAGCCATAAGGAAAATATGAGAAGTGAAAACAGACTGAGTTATCAGGGCTCTCTGGAGGGCAGTACATTGAAGATATTATCTTGCTTACACAGTAAAGGTGTTTATGGTTGAAGGAGTCTGTTCCCATCTGAAGTGAGTTGAACTGACCAGTGTGGCCAAGCCATGTGCTCAAAACCACAGAGGCAAGTGTGCTATCCAGGCAGGGAGGCCACCCCAGCACCAACTGGTGCAGCACTCAAGAGGGGTTTTGTGGGGCAGACCTTTTCCAGATCTCATCACACTGAAGTCATCACACGAGTCCAACACTGACCACAACATGAGCACACTCCCAGCTTGAAGTCCTGTAGATCTCATCTGTGTGAGGTGGAAAGCCATGCTGGAGAGGCTGGTCCCAACACCATGGACAAGGCTTCCATTTAGCCAGTGTCCCAGGAGAAGCATGTACCCCTTCCCACCACCCTGCAAAGGCTCATGGTTTCCATTCCCTCATCGTTCTCCTGCCTGTCCTGAAGGGATTTCCTAGTCCAAAAGTTTAAATACTGGCTGTGGGGTCCTTCCCTTTCCAGGTACATCCATAGAAGTGTGACAAATACTCCTTGGGAAGACTTGGACACCTGTGTATGTATTGAAAGGCTGGGAAGAGAGGCACAGACAGGAAGCGAACTAGCAAAGAACACAGCCAGCATATAATTTTTGCCAGCCtcctgaaatcaccccaaagcACAGAGTGAGATGAACAAAAGCCTGTCTTTAGGAGCAAACCAATTGATCAAATGCCTCCAGAAGTGTCACCCTACCTAGACGATAAGGCAAGGCCTTCCAGGAGCTAAACAGTCTCTGTGCACCTTGGTGTGACCTCCTCCAAACATCCTATCCCCTTTCCCAACTTTTTCAGAGCTGGCTTTATTCAGTCAGAGAGTTCCATTGACATTCTGGTTTGTGTTCAGCTTTACCTCTTtgtctctctgctctttgtATTTATTATGTGATCTCCTGTCTCAGTGCCTTGGTTACCAGGGGCAGAGCCTGAATAAAGGGAATTGCAAAGTAGGGAAGGGCACAGCTACTcgtgcagggatggggagcccGGAGTGCTGCGAGGGCTGCCCGAGAGGCACCGTGAGAAGGGCACGGAGATAAGGCAGCTCATTTCCCAGCACTCCTGCTTCCCATACACAGCCCATTTTCTATCTTGAGAGAAATCAAAGGGAAATCCAGCTGAAAAACCAGGgcaaaaccacccccaaagcCAAAGGGTGACAGAAAAACTATTCAATCTGTTTTTTCAGATCAACAGCCTACTACGCTCGAGGAAACAAATTTCCTCTGCTCATTTTGCCAGCACTTATCCCATGTGTTTGTGAGCTGCCTTGTCAGACAGCAGGGTGACAGATGGGTTCACTCTCcagcccctcctcttcccctcattgTCCTCAGAGGTGCAAGAGAAGCCACatgtcacagctctgctcttgaTAAACTCCCACAAAAGGGCAGATGGTCCAGTTCCTTTTACTCCTACTTTCCCTCCTAGTGACAAAGCCATCCTTGGCTGGTCGTGGCAGGATTCAGTCCCCAGCTTACCCTTCTCAGTTGTCTCTGTTCCACTCTccacctccctgtgtccccacaggaagcaaaacaaacccCTGCCTTCCCCCAGTCACAGCTCTGCCAAgccatccctggagctgaggTCCCTGGAGCCCAGCTGGTGACATCCTTCCCTGGACACCCTTCTTCACCTGAAGTCTCTGCACAGCTAAACCTGTCCAGGAGAAAACCTCGGCTGTGATGGAGCACAGGGATGAAGGCtgcagggtggggaggagggaaaggtgggGTGACTCACTGGCCCCTGGGACGCAGCCAGAACCTGACTAATCCTGTTTCCTCAGCCCTCCTGGGCTGCTAATTGAACACATTTCATTCAGCAGACTCACCGGTGGGAGAGGAGCCACGTGGCAGGTACAGATACGTTCCCAGCCCACTCGCTTCTCCTAAATCCTCCTGCCAGATGCAGGGACCACACAGCAATGCCCTTCCCTGCTCACCCCCCGTTAGCAAAGCAGCACAGCCAAACCCCTGCAGCCCTTCTgctggctccatccccgctgtggggctggggaggggcagcaaaaaggaaacacaacCACAAGGAGACAATTAAAGGGGGAAGGATGTCTCATCTACAGCCCCCATCTCTCAGTGAAGGGCTCCTCCAGCACATGAGGGCCCTCCAGTCTC
This window of the Poecile atricapillus isolate bPoeAtr1 chromosome 17, bPoeAtr1.hap1, whole genome shotgun sequence genome carries:
- the LOC131585926 gene encoding melanin-concentrating hormone receptor 1-like; this encodes MAPGNSSRNFSALEAQNGSVAEKPAPHTNVIMPSLFSIICFLGIMGNLIVIYTIVKKKKLKCKQTVPDIFIFNLSIVDLLFLLGMPFLIHQLLGDGSWYFGAPLCTIITALDTNSQITSTNILTVMTLDRYLATVYPLKSTYVRTPCVAALVICLVWLLSFLTIIPVWMYAGLMPLEDGTVRCALLLPNPETDIYWFTLYQFMLAFAVPLVIICVVYFKILQHMATTVVPLPQRSLRVRTKKVTRMAVAICSAFFICWAPFYILQLVHLGIDTPSMAFFYAYNFAISLGYANSCLNPFLYIALSETFKRQFLVAIRPAKEPSHNSSSANNNSMTEASVCLKLAPESTQQTQFLEDFPPRSLPVTVAVH